In Leptospira sp. WS58.C1, a single genomic region encodes these proteins:
- a CDS encoding HIT family protein, whose translation MAHRTLVVSPDCPICSVLRGTKIPGFIHQNSSFIIRHAPEDKKIPGYLYIEPISHREKYSDWDSKEFQDLGETFSFATDWIQKKYSPPKIYTVLIAEKVAHMHFHLVPRYEDIKGPEYIRLALEGLASAPVGIPFPTFE comes from the coding sequence ATGGCCCATAGGACATTGGTCGTTTCTCCGGATTGTCCTATTTGTTCCGTATTGCGTGGGACAAAGATCCCAGGTTTCATTCACCAAAATTCTTCCTTTATCATCCGACATGCTCCTGAAGATAAAAAAATCCCGGGCTATCTATACATCGAACCGATTTCCCATAGAGAAAAATATTCGGACTGGGACTCTAAAGAGTTCCAGGACTTAGGAGAAACATTTTCTTTTGCGACCGATTGGATCCAAAAGAAATATTCTCCTCCCAAAATTTATACCGTCTTGATCGCGGAAAAAGTGGCACATATGCATTTTCATCTTGTTCCGAGATATGAAGATATCAAAGGACCGGAGTATATCCGATTAGCGTTGGAAGGTTTGGCTTCGGCTCCGGTCGGGATACCATTCCCTACATTCGAATGA
- a CDS encoding TldD/PmbA family protein — protein sequence MNQSNIETLIDAGKKRKADFVEIYEEESRNSSIALRDQKIEQSLAATDYGIGIRLVYGTDVLYAYTSNDDQQHLLSLIHLLADSRGEVTDGSGVFTLPGDISKYSFSKNIHDPRKVPPFRRLELLQTADSVARKVSSKIIQVGVSASDIVTNVLIANSEGLWVEDLRVRSRFFLSVTAENKGERFVASESPGALKGFEFFEGLPVEDLARKAGERALFMLDAGYIEGKKMPVVMGNGFGGVIFHEACGHPLETEAIRKKSSPFVGKLGEQIAGSCLTAYDDGTLEEQYGSLKVDDEGMPTQKTLLIENGILKAYLADKIGSMETGSPRTASGRRESYQYAPVSRMRNTYIEAGNDSLEEMFASVDFGLYAKRMGGGSVNPATGEFNFAVEEGYVIRNGKISEPVRGATLIGKGHEILPKISMVGKDLELAAGTCGASSGSIPVTVGQPSLKVDEILVGGR from the coding sequence ATGAATCAATCCAATATAGAAACTCTGATCGACGCCGGTAAAAAAAGAAAAGCGGACTTTGTCGAAATTTATGAAGAAGAATCCAGAAATTCTTCCATAGCACTCAGAGACCAAAAAATAGAACAATCACTTGCCGCAACCGATTATGGGATCGGGATCCGATTGGTGTACGGAACAGACGTATTGTATGCATATACAAGCAATGATGACCAACAACATTTACTTTCTTTAATACACTTGCTCGCGGATTCTCGCGGAGAAGTAACCGATGGCTCGGGAGTATTTACACTTCCGGGAGATATTTCCAAATATTCTTTTTCTAAGAATATTCATGATCCAAGAAAGGTTCCTCCTTTCAGAAGGTTGGAACTTCTACAAACTGCGGATTCAGTCGCAAGAAAAGTTTCCTCTAAGATCATACAAGTAGGGGTGAGCGCTTCCGATATAGTTACGAATGTTCTGATTGCTAACTCGGAAGGGCTTTGGGTAGAAGACCTAAGAGTCAGAAGTAGATTTTTTCTCTCTGTCACGGCCGAAAATAAGGGAGAAAGATTCGTAGCAAGCGAATCTCCGGGGGCTCTTAAGGGATTCGAATTTTTCGAAGGATTACCTGTAGAAGATCTAGCTAGGAAAGCGGGAGAAAGAGCTCTCTTTATGTTGGATGCCGGTTATATAGAAGGTAAAAAAATGCCTGTTGTAATGGGCAACGGTTTTGGTGGAGTAATCTTCCACGAAGCATGCGGTCATCCTTTGGAGACGGAAGCAATACGGAAAAAATCTTCTCCCTTCGTTGGAAAACTGGGAGAACAAATCGCAGGATCCTGTCTGACTGCGTATGACGATGGTACGTTAGAAGAACAGTATGGTTCCTTGAAAGTAGACGACGAGGGAATGCCTACACAAAAAACACTTCTGATCGAAAACGGAATTTTAAAGGCTTATCTAGCAGATAAGATCGGATCCATGGAAACAGGTTCGCCAAGAACCGCAAGCGGTAGAAGAGAATCATACCAGTATGCACCTGTTTCCAGAATGAGAAACACGTATATCGAAGCAGGAAATGATTCCTTGGAGGAAATGTTTGCCTCCGTGGATTTCGGACTTTATGCAAAAAGAATGGGCGGAGGTTCCGTAAACCCGGCCACAGGAGAATTCAATTTTGCGGTGGAAGAAGGTTATGTGATCCGAAATGGAAAGATCTCCGAGCCTGTAAGAGGAGCCACCCTGATCGGAAAAGGTCATGAAATTCTTCCTAAAATTTCCATGGTAGGAAAAGACTTGGAATTGGCCGCGGGGACCTGTGGTGCTTCTTCCGGATCAATTCCTGTTACCGTTGGACAACCTTCACTCAAAGTGGATGAGATCCTAGTGGGGGGAAGAT